From Lysobacter lycopersici:
GAAATTCAAAAACGGGATTCCCGCTTTCGCGGGAATGACGGCTTGAAAAATCGTCTCGGCATGGAGAATTGTCCGTGATCGGCAGACTCAAAGGCGTCCTGATCCACAAGTCGCCGCCGTGGCTGGTGGTCGACGTGCACGGCGTCGGTTACGAACTCGAAGCGCCGATGAGCACCTTCTACGACCTGCCGGACACGGGTCACGAGGTGTTCCTGTTCACCCATTACGCGCAGAAGGAAGACAGCGTGTCGCTGTACGGCTTCCTGACCGAAGCCGAGCGCCGCCTGTTCCGCGACGTGCAGAAGGTCAGCGGCATCGGCGCGAAGATCGCGCTGGCGGTGCTGTCCGGCGTGAGCGTCGGCGAATTCGCACGGCTGGTGCAGACCTCCGACGTGGCCGCGCTCACCCGCATTCCCGGCATCGGCAAGAAGACCGCCGAACGCATGGTGGTGGAATTGCGCGACCGCGCCGCGGACCTCGGTGCCGGTGCGGTCGTCGGCTCCATCGGATCGCCCGGCGATCCGCTGTCCGAAGCCACGACCGCGCTGCAGGCGCTGGGCTACAAGCCCGCCGAGGCCGAACGCATGGCCCGCGCCGCGCGAAGTGAAGGCGACGCAGCCGAAACCATCATCCGCAAGGCGCTACAGTCCGCGCTCCGTTGAGCCACCCGTCCCGATGAAGACCGCTTCCGCCACCAGCAAGCACGGCCACGACGCCCACCACGGGCATGGCCAGGGCAAGGTCGGCCTCGCCGGCCTCATCGTCGGTGCCATCGGCGTGGTGTTCGGCGACATCGGCACCAGCCCGCTGTACACGCTCAAGGAAGCGTTCCTGGCGCATTACGGGCTGGATCCGACCAGCCACGCCGACGTGCTCGGCCTGCTGTCGCTGATCTTCTGGGCGCTGATGATCATGGTGACGCTGAAGTACGTCGTCATCATCATGCGCGCCGACAACGAGGGCGAGGGCGGCATCATGGCGCTGATGACGCTGGCCCAGCGCACCTTGCCCAAGGGCGGGCGCGGCGCCTATGCGGTCGGCATCCTCGGCATCTTCGGCGCGTCGCTGTTCTTCGGCGACGGCGTGATCACCCCGGCGGTGTCGGTACTGGGCGCGGTCGAGGGCATCGAGGTCGTCGCGCCGCACCTCGAGAAGTTCATCGTGCCGCTGTCGGTGGCGATCCTGGTCGTGCTGTTCTTCACGCAGCGCTTCGGCACCGAGAAGGTGGGGCGCGTGTTCGGGCCGGTGACGCTGCTGTGGTTCCTGTCGATTGCGGCGATCGGCGCGCTCAACATCGGCCATTACCCGGAAGTGGTGCATGCGCTGAACCCGTGGTGGGGCGTGAAGTTCTTCATCGCCCACGGCTGGCACGGCATCTTCATCCTCGGCGCGGTGGTGCTGGCGGTCACCGGCGGCGAGGCGCTGTACGCGGACATGGGCCATTTCGGCAAGCTGCCGATCCGCTATGCCTGGTACACGGTGGTGCTGCCCGCGCTGATGCTGAACTACATGGGGCAGGGCGCGCTGGTGCTGGAGAACCCGCAGGCGGTGTCGAACCCGTTCTTCATCGGCGTGCCGGACTGGGCGCAGTGGCCGATGACGGTGCTGGCGACGCTGGCCGCGGTGATCGCCTCGCAAGCCGTCATCACCGGCGCGTTCTCGGTGGCGCGGCAGGCGATGCAGCTCGGCTACATCCCGCGCATGCAGGTCCGCCACACCTCGCGCGACACCATCGGCCAGATCTACATCCCGGGCATCAACTGGCTGCTGATGGTGCTGGTGATCGTGCTGGTGCTGACCTTCCGCAGCTCGACCAACCTGGCCTCGGCCTACGGCGTGTCGGTGTCCGGCACGATGCTGATCGACACCCTGTTGCTGGCGCTGCTCGCCCGTGCCACCTGGCCGCGGGCGCGGCTGTGGGTGCTGCCGGTGTGCGCGGTGGTCGTGGTCATCGACATCGGCTTCCTCGTCGCCAACGGCGCCAAGTTCTTCGACGGTGCCTGGTTCCCGGTGGTGCTGGGGCTGGTGGTGTTCACCGTGCTGCGCACCTGGCGCCGCGGCCGCGAGCTGCTGCACGAGGAAGTGCGCAAGGAAGGCATCCAGCTCGACAGCTTCCTGCCCGGGTTGATGCTGGCTCCGCCGGCGCGCGTGCCCGGCACGGCGGTGTTCCTGACCGCGGACAAGGGCGTGGTGCCGCAGGCGCTGCTGCACAACCTCAAGCACAACAAGGTGCTGCACGAGCACAACGTCATCCTCACGGTGGACACGCTGAACGTGCCCTACGCACCGCCGGAGAAGCGGATGTCGATCGGCAACATCAGCGGCGAGGACTTCTACCGCGTCGTGCTGCGCTTCGGCTTCATGGAAACGCCGGACGTGCCGCTGGCGCTGATGCGCACCTGCGACCAGTGCGAGCTCACCTTCAACCCGATGGACACGACCTACTTCGCCAGCCGCGAGACCATCGTCGCCAGCCGCCGCCACAGCGGCATGGCCGCGTGGCGCGACAAGCTGTTCGCGGTCATGCACCGCAACGCGGCGCCGGCCACCGGCTTCTTCCGCATCCCCGGCAACCGCCTGGTGGAACTCGGGGCGCAGGTCGCGATCTGATGTCATCCTGAGGCGAAGCCGAAGGACCTGCTTTCCAGCGGAATGGCGAAGAAAGCAAAAACAGGTCCTTCGGCTTCGCCTCAGGATGACAGTCCCGGGCGATAATCCCGGCATGGACGAATCCCGCATCGTCGGCGCCGACGCCACCCGCGAAGACGAAGTCGTCGAGGCCAGCATCCGGCCGAAGCGGCTCGACGACTACCTCGGCCAGCGCCCGGTGCGCGAGCAGCTCGGCGTGTACATCGAGGCCGCGCGCCGCCGCGCCGAGGCGCTCGACCACGTGCTGATCTTCGGTCCCCCGGGGCTGGGCAAGACCACGCTCGCGCACGTCATCGCCAACGAGCTCGGGGTCAACCTGCGGCAGACATCGGGCCCGGTGATCGAGAAGGCCGGCGACCTTGCCGCGCTGCTCACCAACCTGCAGCCGCACGACGTGCTGTTCGTCGACGAGATCCACCGCCTTTCGCCGGTGGTCGAGGAAATCCTGTATCCGGCGATGGAGGATTTCCAGATCGACATCATGATCGGCGAGGGCCCGGCCGCGCGCTCGATCAAGCTCGACCTGCCGCCGTTCACCCTGGTCGGCGCGACCACGCGCGCGGGCCTGCTCACCGCGCCGCTGCGCGACCGCTTCGGCATCGTGCAGCGGCTGGAATTCTACGACGCGAACGAACTCGCGCAGATCGTGCGGCGCTCTGCGCGCATCCTCGGCATAGCTTGCGAAGCCGAAGGCGCGGACGAAATCGCGCGGCGTTCGCGCGGCACCCCGCGCATCGCCAACCGGTTGTTGCGGCGCGCGCGCGATTACGCCCAGGTGCGCGCCGGCGGGCGCATCGAGCGCGAGGTCGCCGATGCGGCGATGGCGATGCTCAAGGTCGACGCGGAAGGCTTCGACGAACTCGACCGGCGCCTGCTGCGCCTCGTCGTCGAGCAGTTCGACGGCGGCCCGGTCGGGATCGAATCGCTGGCCGCGGCACTGGGCGAGGAACGCGGCACGCTCGAGGACGTGGTCGAACCCTACCTGATCCAGCAGGGCTTCCTCGCGCGCACCGCGCGCGGGCGCATGGCCACGCGCAAGGCATGGTTGCTGCTCGGATTGAAGCCCGCGCCGCCCGACGGCCTGTTCGCCGACGATGCAAGCGGCGGCTGAACCCGTGTTCAGTTGGCCGACACGCGTGTATTGGGAGGATACCGACGCCGGCGGCGTGGTCTACCACGCGCAGTACCTGGCCTTCCTCGAGCGCGCGCGCAGCGAATGGATGCGCGCATTGGGGAACGGGCAGGAACTCCTGCGCGACGTCCACGGTCTGGTGTTCGCGGTGCGGGCGATGCGGATCGATTTCCGCGCGCCCGCGCGGTTGGACGACCTGCTCGACGTCACGGTCGAACTGCGCGAATGCCGGCGCGCGAGCCTGGTGCTGGCGCAATCGATCAAGCGCGGCGATGCGTTGTTGCTCGACGCCGAGGTGCGGGTCGCGGCGCTGGATGCGCCGACGTTCCGCCCACGCGCGATTCCCGCGCCGCTGTTCGCGGCGCTCGAACCCCTTGTCATTCCCCGGAGCCACGCATGACCCTCGTACTCGCGCTGCAGGCCAATCCCGAACCGCTGCCAGAATCGGTGGCCGCGAGCGCCGACGCACTGGGCGATGCGGCGAACCACGCCGCGACGGTGGCTGGCGCAGGCCACATCGATTTCCTGCAACTGGTGCTGCATGCCAGCCTGCCGGTGCAGCTGGTAATGCTGTTGCTGCTGCTCGCGTCCATCGCCTCGTGGCTGATCATCTTCCGCAAGCGCAGCGTGCTCGGGCGCGCCGAGCGCGAAGCGGAGCGTTTCGAGGAACGCTTCTGGTCCGGTTCGGAGCTGTCCAAGCTCTATGCCGGCGCCACCGAGCGTAGCCGCGATGTCGGCGGCCTCGAGGCGATCTTCGAAGCCGGTTTCCGCGAATTCAACCGCGTGCGCCAGCGCCGCGGCGTGGATTCCCGCGCCCAGCTCGAAGGCGCGCAACGCGCGATGCGCGCCACCGCCTCGCGCGAACTCGACGGGCTCGAGCACAACCTCGAGTTCCTCGCCAACGTCGGTTCGATCAGCCCCTACGTCGGCCTGTTCGGCACGGTGTGGGGGATCATGGTGTCGTTCCAGGGCCTGGCGAACGTCAAGGAAGCGACGATCGCGACGGTCGCGCCGGGCATTTCCGAAGCGCTGGTCGCGACCGCGATGGGCCTGTTCGCGGCGATCCCCGCGGTGTGGGCCTACAACCGCTTCGCGACCAAGGTCGACCGCATCTCCACGCGCTACGACGCGTTCTCCGAGGAGTTCTCCTCGATCCTGCAGCGCCAGGCGCACCTCGAGGAGTAAGCCGCGATGGCGACGACCGCTTCCTCGCGCCGCGGCCGCAAGCGCCGGCTCAAGGCCGACATCAACGTCGTGCCCTACATCGACGTGATGCTGGTGCTTCTGATCATCTTCATGGTCACCGCGCCGCTGCTCAACCTCGGCGTCGACGTGTCCCTGCCGCAGTCGAACGCGAAATCGATCCAGGACCGCAAGGATCCGGTCATCGTGCGCGTCGACCGCGACGGCCGCTACGCGCTGATCGTGCAGGGCGGGCAGCCGCAGGAACTGCCGGCCGACATGCTCCAGGCGAAGGTGAAGACGCTGGTGGCGAACAACCCCGACCTGCCGGTGTTCGTCGCCGGCGACCGCGAGGCCAACTACGAAGTCGTGCTCGACGCGATGGCGCTGCTGCAGAACGCGGGCGTGGACAAGGTCGGGTTGATGAGCCAGCCGGTGGGGACGGCCGCGAAGTGAGGGAAACCCGCGCCGACACCACCCGGGCGTTCGTCTATGCGCTGGCGCTGCACGCGCTGCTGTTCGCGCTGATGTATTTCGGCCTCTGGTGGACGCGCCAGGGCGCGCCGCAGGAAAGCTGGGGCGTGCCGGTCCAGGCCGAGGTGATCGATGCGAACGCGCTGTCGCCGTCGTTGCAGCGCGCGCTGAAGCGGGAGGCAGTGAAACCGCCGCCACCGCCGCCGACGCCGGAGGAAAAATCCTTGCCCGAACCGTTGCCGGAGGAAACGCCGCCCCCGCCGCAGCCTCGGGCCCAGGAGCAGTTGCCGGAACCCGATGCCGTCGACCAGGAGGAAGTGCGGCGCGACGCGGTTTCGCCCGACACGCGCTTGCGCGAGCAGGAAGCCAAGCAGCGCCAGCAGCAGGTCGACCTCGACGAGCAGGAGCGGCAGAAGCAGGAACAGCAGCAGAAGCAGCGCGAGATCCTCGCGCGGCTGGAGCAGGTCAAGGCCCAGCGGGCGCTCGCCAAGCGCGCTGCCGACCAGGCCGCCGCGCGCCTGCAACAACTCGCCGACTGGAAGGCGCAGCAGGCCTCGGATGCGGCGGCGAGCGCCAGTCCGCCACCGGGCAATCCCGATGCCGACAATGGCTTGAAGGCGCGGTACGCCGCGGCACTCACGCAAGCCATCCGCAGCAACTGGACGCGCCCGGACAACGTGCCGCTGAGTGCGCGTTGCGTGATCAACATCACCCAGTTGCCGGGCGGCAAGGTGATCGATGTGCAGGTCAGCCCTTCCTGTCCGTACGACGCGCTCGGCAAGCGCTCGGTCGAGGCGGCGGTACTGAAGGCGCAACCCTTGCCGTACGCGGGATTCGAATCCGTGTTCAAGCGCCAACTGGAACTCCATTTCCAGGCCGAGGACAACTGAATAGCCGCCGGTCGCGTTCCGTTCATCTTTCTCAAGCCCGTAACGGCCAACCTGTTCACATACGACGCGATCCGCCCAGGGAGGGCCTGCATGTCCCGGATTCCACGCACCATCGCCGCCTGGGTGCTGGCCTGCCTGGCCGCGTGGCCGCTCGCCGCGGCCGCGCAGAACGATGGCCCGCTGAAGCTGGACATTGTCGGCGGGCAGGCTTCGGCGTTGCCGATCGCGGTCGCCCCGTTCGGCGGAACCGCGGGCGGCACCGACATCGCCGCGATCATTCGCGCCGACCTCGACCGCAGCGGCCAGTTCCGCGCCATGCCCGAGACCGCTATCCGCGCGATCTCGGCCCCGGCCGCGCCGCCGACCCAGGGTGGCGAGGTGCAGTTCCCCGCGTGGTCGGCGGCGAAGCAGGATTTCCTCGTCGTCGGCCGCGTGGTCGATGCCAACCGGATCGAATATGAACTGTTCGACGTGGCGAAACAGCAGCGACTGCTCGGCTTCGCGTTGTCCGCCCCGCCTTCGCGCGACGTCGCCCACCAGATCGCCGACGCCATCTACGAAAAGATCCTCGGCGTGCGCGGCGCGTTCTGGACGCGCATGGCCTACGTCACCGCCAGCGGGCTGGGCCGCAATACCAGCTACACCCTGGTGGTCGCCGATTCCGATGGCGCGAATCCCAATACCGTCGTTCGTTCCAACCAGCCGCTGCTGTC
This genomic window contains:
- the ruvA gene encoding Holliday junction branch migration protein RuvA, producing MIGRLKGVLIHKSPPWLVVDVHGVGYELEAPMSTFYDLPDTGHEVFLFTHYAQKEDSVSLYGFLTEAERRLFRDVQKVSGIGAKIALAVLSGVSVGEFARLVQTSDVAALTRIPGIGKKTAERMVVELRDRAADLGAGAVVGSIGSPGDPLSEATTALQALGYKPAEAERMARAARSEGDAAETIIRKALQSALR
- a CDS encoding potassium transporter Kup translates to MKTASATSKHGHDAHHGHGQGKVGLAGLIVGAIGVVFGDIGTSPLYTLKEAFLAHYGLDPTSHADVLGLLSLIFWALMIMVTLKYVVIIMRADNEGEGGIMALMTLAQRTLPKGGRGAYAVGILGIFGASLFFGDGVITPAVSVLGAVEGIEVVAPHLEKFIVPLSVAILVVLFFTQRFGTEKVGRVFGPVTLLWFLSIAAIGALNIGHYPEVVHALNPWWGVKFFIAHGWHGIFILGAVVLAVTGGEALYADMGHFGKLPIRYAWYTVVLPALMLNYMGQGALVLENPQAVSNPFFIGVPDWAQWPMTVLATLAAVIASQAVITGAFSVARQAMQLGYIPRMQVRHTSRDTIGQIYIPGINWLLMVLVIVLVLTFRSSTNLASAYGVSVSGTMLIDTLLLALLARATWPRARLWVLPVCAVVVVIDIGFLVANGAKFFDGAWFPVVLGLVVFTVLRTWRRGRELLHEEVRKEGIQLDSFLPGLMLAPPARVPGTAVFLTADKGVVPQALLHNLKHNKVLHEHNVILTVDTLNVPYAPPEKRMSIGNISGEDFYRVVLRFGFMETPDVPLALMRTCDQCELTFNPMDTTYFASRETIVASRRHSGMAAWRDKLFAVMHRNAAPATGFFRIPGNRLVELGAQVAI
- the ruvB gene encoding Holliday junction branch migration DNA helicase RuvB, coding for MDESRIVGADATREDEVVEASIRPKRLDDYLGQRPVREQLGVYIEAARRRAEALDHVLIFGPPGLGKTTLAHVIANELGVNLRQTSGPVIEKAGDLAALLTNLQPHDVLFVDEIHRLSPVVEEILYPAMEDFQIDIMIGEGPAARSIKLDLPPFTLVGATTRAGLLTAPLRDRFGIVQRLEFYDANELAQIVRRSARILGIACEAEGADEIARRSRGTPRIANRLLRRARDYAQVRAGGRIEREVADAAMAMLKVDAEGFDELDRRLLRLVVEQFDGGPVGIESLAAALGEERGTLEDVVEPYLIQQGFLARTARGRMATRKAWLLLGLKPAPPDGLFADDASGG
- the ybgC gene encoding tol-pal system-associated acyl-CoA thioesterase, translating into MQAAAEPVFSWPTRVYWEDTDAGGVVYHAQYLAFLERARSEWMRALGNGQELLRDVHGLVFAVRAMRIDFRAPARLDDLLDVTVELRECRRASLVLAQSIKRGDALLLDAEVRVAALDAPTFRPRAIPAPLFAALEPLVIPRSHA
- the tolQ gene encoding protein TolQ; amino-acid sequence: MTLVLALQANPEPLPESVAASADALGDAANHAATVAGAGHIDFLQLVLHASLPVQLVMLLLLLASIASWLIIFRKRSVLGRAEREAERFEERFWSGSELSKLYAGATERSRDVGGLEAIFEAGFREFNRVRQRRGVDSRAQLEGAQRAMRATASRELDGLEHNLEFLANVGSISPYVGLFGTVWGIMVSFQGLANVKEATIATVAPGISEALVATAMGLFAAIPAVWAYNRFATKVDRISTRYDAFSEEFSSILQRQAHLEE
- the tolR gene encoding protein TolR; this translates as MATTASSRRGRKRRLKADINVVPYIDVMLVLLIIFMVTAPLLNLGVDVSLPQSNAKSIQDRKDPVIVRVDRDGRYALIVQGGQPQELPADMLQAKVKTLVANNPDLPVFVAGDREANYEVVLDAMALLQNAGVDKVGLMSQPVGTAAK
- a CDS encoding TonB C-terminal domain-containing protein; its protein translation is MRETRADTTRAFVYALALHALLFALMYFGLWWTRQGAPQESWGVPVQAEVIDANALSPSLQRALKREAVKPPPPPPTPEEKSLPEPLPEETPPPPQPRAQEQLPEPDAVDQEEVRRDAVSPDTRLREQEAKQRQQQVDLDEQERQKQEQQQKQREILARLEQVKAQRALAKRAADQAAARLQQLADWKAQQASDAAASASPPPGNPDADNGLKARYAAALTQAIRSNWTRPDNVPLSARCVINITQLPGGKVIDVQVSPSCPYDALGKRSVEAAVLKAQPLPYAGFESVFKRQLELHFQAEDN